caaacacaacatgtaaggaactgtgattaaatgTTATGGGAATTGTAACCAGTCTTTTTACAGGCATGAAATcataaataatatgaataatctGGATCTTAATATATCAAGAGATAGATGTCACACAGATGTTAAATTATCAAACAAAAATCATCCTTATACTTCACttaaaaatattgttttatgaATTGTTAGATATTAAACTTTACTAAACAACTCTAAACCCTCATAATAAGAATGTTATACAACATAcaccttataccatcattaacaaactaaaAGTAAAATGTGTACCGaaactgtcatggcaacacaaatatatatatttgtagttaatcttatgaaaacaatatatttattgtttCCTTTCTGGATGTAAATCAGTTAAACAGTTTCTGATATtgaaccttgtggtgtaactgtatGACcgttgagtaaaactgacctgagagtttccagtgtacagtgtggactccccagtccagcacagagcagcttcactcctgaatccttcagatcattggtactcaggtccagctctctcagtcTAGAGGAGTTTGAgttgagaactgaggccagagcttcacagcatccctCTGACAgttgacagccattcagccttcacagaaaataaacagaacatgttcGGAACTGTGTTGAAATCTATTAAGAAGATTAAAAACCATTACTACTTTTGACATAATTAATGTATCAAAAGTCAGTTTTAAGAAGAGGCTGTTAATAAATGTTAAAGAACAACTCTAGACTTCACCTTAATGTCTGAGTACATGTTATGCATAGAATAATATTGCAATAAAACATACACGGTCTGCCGTCATTACAAACTAAGAAAATAACCTACACCATATGACCTACACAGAGCCCTAAATTGGTCAAATTGAAGGAACAAAAAGGCAGGGTTACGTTAAACCAATCCTCATCCAACTTTCTTTAGTCAAAGGCGCATTGGGTCAAGATTATTTGCTCTGAAGATTAGCCAGATTGGGTGATAGGGGGTGCTGTTGCAATCAACTGAAAATGCAAACTTTGGATGTTCATATTTCCCGAACTCTTTGATCTActgtcataaaaaaataataataataattctccTCTCACGGTGAACAAATGTTCAAAAGGGACACTAACCTGGaaaaacatggccgccggatTGTCAAATTAGCCCAAACAATCAATCATCTTTAGGTGTCTAAAGGCGGGCTGGATTTAGGGCAATCAACAAACGCGGTATACTTTTTGAAAAATAGCTCAAGATTAACCAGGCTAAAGTTAATCCAAATAGGATCATGGGGGGCACTACAGCGACAGATTAAATGGCATAACTCCTCACCCCTTGACACACGGTATAGAACTTTGTATGTGAATCACCAGACACAATGGCTGAGGCTATTTCAAGGTTATCAACTGAATTAAAACATAGAATATTGGCCCCCTATGaagtgtgatggaaaatccacATGTTACGTTTTTCTTAATGAACTTAGGTTTTGTTTACTATTCCGTGTACGGTCTTGCCACCCTGCTCTTCTTCATGGGTTTTTCCTTATACCAtcattacaaaaataaaagtataatgTGTACCGaaactgtcatggcaacacaaatataaatatttggaGTTAAtcttatgaaaacaatatatttattgtttCCTTTCTGGATGTAAATCAGTTAAACAGTTTCTGATATtgaaccttgtggtgtaactgcaTGACcgttgagtaaaactgacctgagagtttccagtgtacagtgtggactccccagtccagcacagagcagcttcactcctgaatcctgcagatcattggtactcaggtccagctctctcaggcTAGAGGAGtttgagctgagaactgaggccagagcttcacagcatctctctgacagatgacagccattaagccttcacacaaaataaatgggTACATGTTAGAaagttttgaacatcaaaagTGGTTTTGTAGTGTCTCtatgttttgtttatgtttttttttatgttctagtATTATGCATATTATGTTGTTTGTATAGTACATGTTATTAGTACACCTAAAGATATATTTTGGTTCATAACTTTATATcctagtattatatatattgtgttgtctgtattgtaatacatgttattactGAACTTACAGAGTttttttggaggctttgaccactggcatcAGCATCAGCAGACCTTTCTCTTTAGCAGTCTCTTTAGAGTATTTCTTCGGGTCAAATatgtccagctcctcttctgatgagAGTAAGATGAAGGCCAGAACTGACCACTGATCACGATCTAAACAATTatagagacttcctgatgtcaggaactgttggatctcctccactagataACGGTAGTTCAGCTGATTTAGACaatggaacagattgatgcttctctctagAGAGAGATTTCCATTTAACTTCTCTGTGATGTAAAGCACTGTTTTCTCATTGGTCAGTGATGTATTTCCTGTCTTTCCAATAAGACCttgtaggacaatctgattggtctccagagagaggcccaggaggaagcaaAGGAACAAGTCAAAGTGTCCATTCTCattctgtaaggccttgtccaccgCCTTCTGGTAGAGGAAGTGATGATTATCATACCAGAAGGGTTgttgttcttctgagagcagattttTACCATTGTCGATGAATGactgaaagacataaagggcagccagaaactcctggatgctcagatggacaaagcagaacaccttgtcctggtacagcccacactcctccttAAAGATCtcggtgaacactcctgagtacagtGAGGCTGCTCCAATAttgatgtcacactctgccaggtctgcctcgtagaagatgaGGTTTCCCTTCTCCAGCTGGTAAAacgccagttttcccagagaaagaATGATCTCCCTGATCTCTGAACTCCACTGCAGATCTGTTGCAGCTCTGCCATGATTCTTCCTGTCtgcctgtatggactgaaccctcaggaagtggctgtacatctgcgTCATAGTGTTGGGCATCTCTTTCCTGATCTTGGATGTTTTGAAGTGGTCCTCCAGAACCGTAGCAGTGATCCGACataagactgggatgtgacacatgatgtggaggcttcgagaTTTCTTTACATGGGAGATAATTGTGCTGGCCAGCGTCTCCTctttgaatctcttcctgaagtactcctcctgctgttggtcggtgaaccctctcacctctgtaaACATGTTAACAAACTCAgaagggatctgattggctgccgcagggcgtgttgTTATCCAGAtacgagcggagggaagcaggtcgcccctgatgaggtttgtcagcagcacgtccactgaGGTCggctttgtgacatcagtccagatgtggttgttctggaagtcca
Above is a window of Gadus morhua chromosome 15, gadMor3.0, whole genome shotgun sequence DNA encoding:
- the LOC115559601 gene encoding protein NLRC3-like, producing the protein MEMNQEELADALWGETAVCQRKIKSHLKKKFRSLLDGIATAGQQTDLNDFTEIFVRERGTREVNKEHEVRLIETASRKLAKEEIPIKCEDIFKPLPGQDQPIRTIMTTGVAGIGKTVLTQKFTLDWAEGKANHDIYFTFLFPFRELNLLKGKELSLVELLHHFFIETKEAGICRFNHFQVVFILDGLDECRLPLDFQNNHIWTDVTKPTSVDVLLTNLIRGDLLPSARIWITTRPAAANQIPSEFVNMFTEVRGFTDQQQEEYFRKRFKEETLASTIISHVKKSRSLHIMCHIPVLCRITATVLEDHFKTSKIRKEMPNTMTQMYSHFLRVQSIQADRKNHGRAATDLQWSSEIREIILSLGKLAFYQLEKGNLIFYEADLAECDINIGAASLYSGVFTEIFKEECGLYQDKVFCFVHLSIQEFLAALYVFQSFIDNGKNLLSEEQQPFWYDNHHFLYQKAVDKALQNENGHFDLFLCFLLGLSLETNQIVLQGLIGKTGNTSLTNEKTVLYITEKLNGNLSLERSINLFHCLNQLNYRYLVEEIQQFLTSGSLYNCLDRDQWSVLAFILLSSEEELDIFDPKKYSKETAKEKGLLMLMPVVKASKKTLLNGCHLSERCCEALASVLSSNSSSLRELDLSTNDLQDSGVKLLCAGLGSPHCTLETLRLSGCLITQKGCDSLASALSSNPSHLRELDLNYNHPGDSGVRLLSAGLEDPRWRLDTLSVKHGGFRRLKSGLKKYACEITLDPITAHRDFSLSEDNRKVTRGKRGQFRGQYPYHPERFLPLFQVLCREGLTGRCYWEVEWNHHVWIAVTYRGIERKGWVSEAFLGKNDKSWSIECNDGGYTAWHNDGKTDVPLPPTGSNRVGVYLDRRAGTLSFYRVSPGGGGSSDTLTHIHTFQSSFTKEDLLPGFRLEWRESSVSLCQI